One window of the Nitrospira sp. genome contains the following:
- a CDS encoding M1 family metallopeptidase, which translates to MTTDDTLGSLDPYRLPRHVLPHHYELRLEPDLTSATFSGVVTIALTVTQSTSIVILNAVDLTISSATLTGKAGDRLDAMIELDQAMQRCRLTFPRPVSVGDAHLTLVFQGTLNDHLRGFYRSTYKDQSGTPHTMAATQFEATDARRAFPCWDEPDFKAVFATTLFIDPSLTAVSNTSVASDSVQSGKRVMRFADSMKMSTYLVAFIVGQLEATKPVFVGKTPLRLWTVPGKQPLTRFGHEIAAASLTFFEDYYGIPYPGDKLDLLAIPDFASGAMENLGAITFRETALLVDERSGTHAERERVADVVAHENAHMWFGDLVTMSWWNGLWLNEAFATFMEMLAVDAWKPEWKRWDAFGVSRAAAFSVDGLLSTRSIEYPVRAPKDADAMFDVLTYEKGASVLRMLEQHIGPAVFREGVRQYLRAHAYGNADTNDLWVALGQAAKQAVPELMDGWIFQPGYPLVTVRQRSETELILSQQRFTYLASPESTEQRWQIPVPLRITSGGTTEHRRLLLTDREMHVSLPKGVQHLFANEAGHGFYRVRYESPLLQRILEAGVDRLAPSERFNLASDVWATTVSGLTPLSDYLYLTSRFTGERDKNVWAVILDSLSFLNRVIAAEDRPVLEAFVRARLLPAVTELTWQPKPGEDELVKQLRGELIGALGKLGNDPATHAQAAEQYRLYSTDPSRVDPNIVPALVSILAHTGDEVRYNEFLDRSRSATTPQEERRYLFALAAFQVPALLARTLARTINGEIRIQDAPFVVSAVLGNVYGREQAWEFVKTNWDQMDRLFPKQGLRRMCGGVVALATPELEQDVREFFHSRKIDLGGKTLEQYLEQLRIAVTFRERECDELQTYLRSQQPGADS; encoded by the coding sequence ATGACCACCGATGATACGCTCGGCAGTCTCGATCCCTATCGCTTACCCAGGCATGTGCTTCCGCATCACTACGAGCTACGGCTGGAGCCGGACCTCACCAGCGCGACATTCTCCGGTGTCGTGACCATTGCCCTGACCGTGACGCAATCAACCAGCATAGTCATCCTGAATGCCGTCGATCTGACCATTTCATCCGCGACGCTTACCGGAAAGGCGGGCGATCGACTTGACGCGATGATCGAGCTCGATCAGGCGATGCAGCGTTGTCGGCTGACGTTTCCCCGTCCTGTTTCCGTAGGCGACGCGCATCTGACACTGGTATTTCAAGGAACGTTGAACGACCACCTGCGCGGATTCTATCGCAGTACGTATAAAGATCAGTCCGGGACGCCCCACACTATGGCGGCCACGCAGTTTGAAGCGACCGATGCACGACGAGCCTTCCCCTGCTGGGATGAGCCTGACTTTAAAGCTGTGTTCGCCACAACTCTGTTCATCGATCCGAGTCTCACGGCGGTTTCGAACACCTCCGTCGCGTCCGACTCGGTTCAATCCGGCAAAAGAGTCATGCGGTTTGCCGACAGCATGAAGATGTCCACCTATCTTGTCGCCTTCATCGTCGGGCAACTCGAAGCGACCAAACCGGTGTTCGTCGGCAAGACGCCGCTTCGCCTTTGGACCGTTCCTGGGAAACAGCCCCTCACGCGGTTCGGTCATGAAATCGCTGCGGCTTCGCTGACGTTCTTTGAAGACTACTACGGGATCCCCTATCCGGGAGATAAGCTCGATCTTCTCGCCATTCCAGACTTCGCCTCCGGGGCGATGGAAAATCTCGGCGCCATTACATTTCGGGAAACCGCTTTACTTGTGGATGAGCGGTCCGGCACGCATGCGGAGCGGGAGCGAGTGGCCGATGTCGTCGCCCATGAGAACGCCCATATGTGGTTCGGTGATCTCGTGACCATGTCCTGGTGGAACGGGCTCTGGCTGAACGAAGCCTTCGCCACGTTTATGGAAATGCTGGCGGTGGATGCCTGGAAGCCCGAGTGGAAACGCTGGGACGCGTTCGGTGTCTCGCGAGCCGCGGCCTTCTCCGTGGACGGCCTGCTGAGCACGCGTTCGATCGAGTATCCCGTTCGCGCTCCCAAAGATGCCGATGCGATGTTCGACGTGCTGACCTACGAAAAAGGCGCCTCCGTCCTTCGCATGCTTGAGCAGCATATCGGGCCGGCTGTCTTTCGCGAGGGCGTGCGTCAGTATCTCCGCGCCCATGCATACGGCAATGCCGACACCAATGATCTGTGGGTGGCGTTGGGACAGGCGGCGAAGCAGGCGGTTCCCGAACTCATGGACGGCTGGATTTTTCAGCCGGGCTATCCCCTCGTGACGGTACGCCAGCGGAGTGAGACGGAACTCATACTCTCTCAGCAGCGATTTACCTACCTCGCATCTCCGGAATCGACCGAACAGCGATGGCAGATTCCCGTGCCTCTCCGGATCACCTCCGGCGGCACCACCGAACATCGCCGGCTGCTCTTGACGGATCGCGAGATGCACGTGAGCCTTCCGAAAGGAGTCCAGCATCTGTTCGCGAACGAAGCAGGGCACGGATTCTATCGAGTGCGATACGAATCCCCATTGCTTCAGCGGATTCTGGAAGCCGGAGTCGATCGCCTCGCGCCGAGCGAGCGATTCAATCTGGCCAGCGATGTTTGGGCGACGACGGTCTCAGGGCTCACTCCATTGTCCGATTATTTGTACCTGACCAGCCGGTTCACAGGTGAGCGGGATAAGAATGTGTGGGCCGTCATCCTCGACTCACTTTCATTCTTGAACCGCGTCATCGCGGCTGAAGATCGGCCAGTCCTGGAAGCCTTCGTTCGTGCGCGTCTTCTGCCTGCCGTGACAGAACTCACGTGGCAGCCGAAGCCTGGCGAGGACGAATTGGTCAAGCAGTTGCGAGGGGAGCTCATCGGCGCATTGGGAAAACTCGGCAACGACCCGGCTACTCACGCGCAAGCAGCGGAACAGTACCGGCTGTACAGCACAGATCCTTCGCGAGTTGATCCGAATATCGTCCCTGCGCTCGTCTCCATCCTGGCCCACACCGGTGACGAGGTGCGCTACAACGAGTTTCTCGATCGCTCACGAAGTGCCACGACGCCGCAAGAGGAGCGGCGCTATCTCTTTGCGCTCGCGGCTTTTCAAGTCCCGGCGTTGCTTGCGCGTACCCTCGCCCGTACGATCAACGGTGAGATTCGGATTCAGGATGCGCCGTTTGTGGTTAGTGCTGTGTTGGGGAATGTGTACGGGCGTGAACAAGCCTGGGAATTTGTGAAAACAAACTGGGACCAGATGGACCGGCTCTTTCCGAAGCAAGGCCTCCGGCGTATGTGCGGCGGTGTTGTCGCATTGGCCACTCCTGAACTTGAACAGGACGTGCGCGAATTCTTTCATTCCCGCAAGATCGATCTGGGCGGAAAAACGCTGGAACAGTATTTAGAGCAGCTGCGGATCGCCGTGACCTTCCGCGAACGAGAATGCGACGAATTGCAGACCTATCTCCGATCACAACAACCCGGAGCGGATTCATGA
- a CDS encoding VOC family protein translates to MIKHIAFTVYPVTDMPRARRFYEEVLGLRLARRESHEFEWVEYDLDGGTFALTNLKEGGAPSADAGGSIAFEVQNVDDVIEQFRAKGVRVKLEPLSTPVCRLAVILDSEGNALTLHQVTQPW, encoded by the coding sequence ATGATCAAGCACATCGCCTTCACGGTGTACCCTGTCACGGACATGCCTCGGGCCCGACGGTTTTATGAGGAGGTCCTCGGCCTTCGCCTGGCTCGCCGCGAGTCGCACGAGTTCGAATGGGTCGAATACGATCTTGATGGGGGGACGTTCGCTCTCACCAACTTGAAAGAAGGAGGAGCCCCCAGTGCCGATGCAGGCGGCAGCATCGCCTTCGAAGTGCAGAACGTCGATGACGTGATCGAACAGTTTCGAGCGAAGGGGGTGCGGGTGAAACTCGAACCACTCTCCACACCTGTTTGCCGCCTCGCCGTGATTCTGGACTCCGAGGGCAACGCCCTTACCCTGCATCAGGTGACGCAACCCTGGTAG
- a CDS encoding PilZ domain-containing protein has protein sequence MRLVACPFCGTTKTRLAARRSFTDRLFGYVTIYPFRCQLCARRFRSFLGRVASNPRRNFDRVAVDFPVWLKPLHALPHQLGEEGIIQDLSIRGCRIRCERPVVPGTRVVLEFQHSSVSFPITVEEAIVRFSSQGELGLRFIQLHRQDQRRIRSILDLWLPEPALPR, from the coding sequence ATGAGGCTGGTGGCGTGCCCGTTCTGCGGTACCACAAAAACTCGACTCGCCGCCCGCCGGTCGTTCACGGACAGGCTCTTTGGTTATGTGACGATCTATCCGTTCCGCTGTCAGCTGTGTGCCCGGCGGTTTCGTTCTTTCCTCGGCCGAGTTGCCTCCAATCCCCGCCGCAACTTCGATCGAGTGGCGGTCGATTTTCCCGTGTGGCTGAAGCCTCTCCATGCATTACCGCATCAGCTGGGGGAGGAAGGAATTATCCAGGACTTGTCGATTCGCGGCTGCCGGATTCGCTGTGAGCGTCCGGTGGTTCCGGGGACACGGGTGGTGCTAGAATTTCAGCACTCCAGCGTGTCTTTCCCCATCACGGTGGAGGAGGCGATTGTCCGGTTTTCGTCCCAAGGAGAACTCGGCCTGCGATTTATCCAACTGCATCGGCAGGACCAACGTCGTATCCGCAGCATTCTGGATCTCTGGTTGCCGGAACCTGCCCTCCCCCGCTGA
- a CDS encoding FtsX-like permease family protein: MNTFILKLAWRETRAAWRHFFYFLTSIAVGVGALVGVSLFSAHLEQAVTKEARGLLGGDLEVRLSRQMSQTGLTVLTSLTDREIAMTHVSELIGMAAHVPGTQSVGQSSQIIELKAVDTLYPFYGTLRVEPDRPLWELLQLQSAGCPGQPCWGAVVQESLLIRMGLTLGQSLTLGQATFRITGIVRTEPDRMANAFSLGPRVLIAQGGLRATELVKLGSRVRERYLLKTPAATKIDPLLYELRSRLAADSARVSTYRDAQPQLKQFLEQLTRYLGLIGLTALFVGGIGVATSVRAFLREKLATIAILKTVGADSPTIIRTYATQALLLGLTGSIAGLALGISLEQAVPWMLSSWFASDMLGQIGFTSGLSLPSLLPLGKGLALGLLTTLLFTLWPLLAIRAVKPVALLRRDTLAADPSSTSTDRTWRQHIARLDRTKLLTAGVIAAGLALLSMWQAGTWKIGLLFMAAFLLALALLGSAAWLVIRTLAVVARPKRLAVRHAIGNIVRPGSQAVSMTIAIGIGVMVIVTVALVERALLRQIGESRPADAPTFFFIDIQPDQVDGISRLLRDRVGPHPPSLTPLVRSRLVAVNGQPIKTEAVSEEEERTVQAADKEQRRKTWYLTREYVLTFLDQLPKDNVIVKGRWWTPGQTFPIPRVSVEEEAAKAIGLDVGQTVELDIQGTSLVAEVSSIRKVEWGNFSTNFYMVLSPGALDGAPLTYVATVRVPPSDEVSLQQAIVAGFPNVTAINIGDVLDSFARVLDRLSLAIRAVAFFCVLTGGLVMGAALAATRYRRLYESAVLKALGATRGLLVGSFAMEYLVLGIVGGAIGVGLASALSWALLRWVFELGWTLHPHVLLIGLGLTMALTLLVGFLSTYRLLGQRPLSVLRYE; the protein is encoded by the coding sequence GTGAACACCTTCATCCTAAAACTGGCGTGGCGGGAAACTCGCGCAGCCTGGCGGCATTTTTTTTATTTCCTCACCAGTATCGCGGTGGGAGTGGGCGCCCTTGTGGGAGTCTCACTATTTTCCGCCCATCTTGAGCAGGCCGTCACAAAGGAAGCCCGCGGCTTACTCGGCGGGGACCTTGAAGTTCGCCTCTCCCGACAGATGAGTCAAACAGGCCTCACAGTTCTCACTTCCCTGACAGATCGAGAGATTGCGATGACTCACGTGAGCGAGTTGATCGGCATGGCCGCTCACGTTCCCGGCACACAATCCGTGGGCCAATCGTCACAAATCATTGAACTCAAGGCGGTGGACACGCTCTATCCATTTTACGGGACTCTTCGTGTGGAACCGGATCGCCCGCTGTGGGAACTGTTGCAACTCCAATCAGCCGGTTGCCCAGGACAGCCTTGCTGGGGCGCCGTTGTTCAGGAGTCGCTTCTCATTCGAATGGGATTGACGCTGGGCCAATCACTCACCCTCGGCCAGGCCACCTTCCGTATAACCGGGATCGTGCGCACCGAGCCGGACCGCATGGCGAATGCCTTCAGCTTGGGCCCTCGCGTGTTGATTGCCCAGGGCGGACTCCGCGCCACGGAACTGGTGAAACTCGGCAGTCGTGTACGCGAACGCTATCTGTTAAAAACCCCGGCCGCCACTAAGATTGATCCGCTCCTCTACGAATTGCGGAGCCGCTTGGCGGCGGATTCCGCACGCGTATCGACGTATCGGGATGCACAACCGCAACTGAAACAATTTCTGGAACAATTGACACGGTATCTCGGGCTCATCGGACTGACCGCCTTGTTTGTCGGCGGCATCGGCGTCGCCACCTCCGTGCGCGCGTTCCTTCGAGAAAAGCTGGCAACCATCGCCATCCTGAAAACCGTCGGGGCCGATTCTCCGACCATCATTCGAACCTATGCGACCCAGGCCCTCCTCTTGGGACTGACCGGAAGCATCGCAGGGCTGGCGCTCGGGATCAGTTTAGAACAGGCCGTACCGTGGATGCTGTCTTCGTGGTTCGCCTCAGACATGCTGGGGCAAATCGGTTTTACATCGGGACTCTCGCTGCCTTCACTCCTCCCGCTGGGCAAAGGCCTGGCCCTCGGCCTGCTCACCACGTTGCTCTTTACTTTGTGGCCGTTGCTGGCCATTCGAGCCGTCAAACCGGTCGCGCTGTTGCGGCGTGACACGCTTGCGGCGGACCCATCCTCGACCTCGACCGATCGGACATGGCGCCAACACATCGCGCGACTTGATCGAACGAAACTGCTCACCGCCGGGGTGATCGCCGCAGGACTCGCCCTGCTGTCCATGTGGCAAGCCGGAACGTGGAAAATTGGGCTGCTCTTCATGGCAGCCTTCTTGCTCGCACTCGCACTGTTAGGAAGCGCCGCCTGGCTTGTGATCAGGACACTGGCGGTGGTGGCCCGTCCTAAGCGTCTGGCCGTTCGCCATGCGATCGGCAACATTGTTCGGCCGGGGAGTCAGGCCGTCAGCATGACCATCGCCATCGGCATTGGGGTGATGGTGATCGTCACCGTCGCACTGGTTGAACGAGCCTTGCTCCGACAGATCGGCGAGAGCCGGCCAGCGGATGCCCCAACGTTTTTCTTCATTGATATTCAACCGGACCAGGTGGACGGCATCTCCCGTCTGCTCCGTGACCGGGTAGGACCCCACCCACCAAGTCTGACTCCCCTGGTTCGCTCACGGCTCGTGGCCGTGAACGGCCAACCGATCAAGACCGAAGCCGTATCCGAGGAAGAGGAACGGACCGTCCAAGCGGCCGACAAGGAGCAGCGCCGGAAGACCTGGTACCTTACCAGAGAATATGTACTGACCTTCTTGGATCAGCTCCCGAAGGACAACGTCATCGTAAAAGGCCGGTGGTGGACACCTGGACAGACCTTTCCCATACCCCGGGTCTCGGTCGAGGAGGAAGCAGCAAAGGCCATAGGGCTGGATGTCGGACAGACGGTCGAGCTGGATATTCAGGGCACATCACTGGTCGCAGAGGTTAGCAGCATTCGCAAAGTAGAGTGGGGCAACTTCTCCACCAACTTCTACATGGTCCTGTCGCCCGGCGCGCTGGATGGGGCGCCTCTCACCTATGTCGCGACGGTCCGGGTGCCGCCTTCCGACGAAGTATCGTTGCAACAGGCAATCGTCGCCGGATTTCCTAACGTGACGGCGATCAATATCGGCGATGTCCTCGATAGTTTCGCCCGGGTCCTCGATCGCCTGTCTCTGGCCATTCGAGCCGTCGCGTTCTTCTGCGTACTCACCGGAGGGCTCGTCATGGGAGCGGCCCTCGCGGCAACCCGGTATCGCCGCCTCTATGAATCGGCGGTGTTGAAAGCCTTGGGCGCCACACGGGGGTTGCTCGTCGGATCGTTCGCTATGGAATATCTGGTGCTGGGAATCGTGGGCGGCGCGATCGGCGTCGGATTAGCCAGCGCCTTGTCCTGGGCGCTCCTTCGATGGGTCTTCGAACTCGGCTGGACGCTGCATCCACACGTGTTGCTCATCGGGCTGGGGCTCACAATGGCCCTTACGCTTCTCGTGGGGTTCCTCAGCACCTATCGCCTGCTGGGGCAACGACCGCTGTCCGTCCTCAGATACGAGTGA
- a CDS encoding ABC transporter ATP-binding protein codes for MIRITQLSMSLAAGGRAVPILDNISLEIPDKQMVAIVGPSGSGKSTLLGLMAGLDRPTAGSIMVDEAELTTMSESALARFRRAKIGYIFQSFHLIPTLTALENVTVPLELSGERGGDTRAAELLASVGLTDRLDHYPVQLSGGEQQRVAVARAFACRPPFLFADEPTGNLDSATGVQVIDLLLAMHRDYGTTLVLVTHDQGLAGGMQRIVALRDGRIESDQLTAPIP; via the coding sequence ATGATTCGCATCACCCAACTGTCAATGAGCCTCGCAGCCGGAGGACGAGCGGTTCCCATACTGGACAATATCTCGTTGGAGATTCCAGACAAACAAATGGTCGCGATCGTCGGACCATCAGGAAGCGGGAAGTCGACGCTCCTCGGATTGATGGCCGGCCTTGATCGTCCGACCGCAGGCTCGATCATGGTAGATGAGGCGGAGCTAACGACGATGTCCGAAAGCGCCCTGGCCAGGTTCAGACGCGCGAAGATCGGCTACATTTTCCAATCGTTCCATCTCATCCCCACACTCACGGCCCTGGAGAATGTCACCGTTCCCCTCGAACTGAGCGGCGAGCGGGGAGGCGATACGCGTGCGGCGGAATTATTGGCCTCCGTGGGACTGACCGACCGCCTCGATCATTATCCCGTACAACTATCCGGCGGAGAACAGCAGCGCGTCGCTGTCGCCCGGGCCTTTGCCTGCCGCCCACCATTCTTATTTGCCGATGAACCGACCGGCAATTTAGATAGCGCGACAGGAGTACAGGTGATCGACCTCCTCCTGGCCATGCATCGAGATTATGGCACCACCCTGGTCCTCGTCACGCACGACCAAGGCTTGGCCGGTGGAATGCAACGAATCGTCGCGTTGCGCGATGGCCGCATCGAATCCGACCAACTGACGGCTCCCATTCCGTGA
- a CDS encoding arylesterase produces MKLRTLGVGACVGWFLLTGLFAVLPLARAAGLPSVDDRPRIVAFGDSLTAGLGVAADETYPAELQRRLDAIGLRYRVINAGVSGETTAGGLRRVPWILRGKPEIVILELGANDGLRGLRVEETKANLEHIIQQLQQSGTQVILTGMKLPPNYGNDYRSAFERLYPDLATRYRLPLIPFFLEGVAATTTLNQADGIHPTARGYRAIVEMMFGRLLPILKDRGKMKNGASK; encoded by the coding sequence TTGAAATTGCGAACACTTGGGGTAGGCGCGTGTGTTGGCTGGTTTCTTCTGACCGGATTGTTCGCCGTGCTCCCTCTCGCTCGGGCTGCGGGGCTGCCATCCGTCGATGATCGACCCAGGATCGTGGCGTTTGGGGACAGTCTGACCGCCGGACTCGGCGTTGCCGCGGATGAAACCTATCCGGCAGAGTTGCAACGGCGATTGGATGCGATCGGGCTGCGATATCGGGTCATCAACGCTGGTGTGAGCGGAGAGACGACTGCGGGTGGTCTGCGCCGTGTGCCATGGATCTTGCGGGGCAAGCCGGAAATCGTGATTCTTGAATTAGGAGCCAATGACGGTCTGAGAGGACTGCGAGTGGAAGAGACGAAAGCCAATCTCGAGCACATCATTCAGCAGCTGCAGCAATCCGGCACGCAAGTGATCCTGACCGGCATGAAACTTCCCCCCAATTACGGCAACGACTACCGTTCAGCATTCGAACGCCTGTATCCCGACCTGGCGACGCGCTATCGCCTGCCGCTCATCCCATTTTTTCTGGAAGGAGTGGCGGCCACCACTACGTTAAACCAGGCTGATGGCATTCACCCGACAGCCCGTGGCTATCGCGCGATTGTGGAAATGATGTTTGGGAGACTGTTGCCTATTCTGAAAGACAGGGGGAAGATGAAAAACGGGGCAAGCAAGTAA
- a CDS encoding ChaN family lipoprotein: MTPFVARRLTTSRLLPLLLLVIGCVVVTACAGGTSTIPANSPVSSWHAGRVIDVKTGQSIDLPTFLIRLTRSDIVYLGEEHYNRHHIDAALTVLQTLLSNGRRPVLTMEMFGWDGQPALNEYLATPGLDRQAFLDQSRWKQNWGGAFDNYEPLVNFSREHRIMLQAMNPPKPLIRQVVKIGLDEARKGQDWVEWGMDREDIVDDQAYRLRILDQLKRCHGGGSDEDYVRMYEASMVRDEGMAKTVAAALLTARQRPQDHAVILSYTGGGHIQYNLPIPKRVARRMDGPIAQVTVYMASFDHTRIEDIQDLVHDGIADFVWLTPISQQGPPQRCR; this comes from the coding sequence ATGACTCCTTTCGTTGCCCGCCGTCTTACAACCTCTCGTCTCCTCCCTCTCTTGCTGCTGGTCATCGGCTGCGTTGTTGTCACGGCCTGTGCCGGCGGCACCTCTACGATTCCTGCAAATTCCCCCGTCTCATCCTGGCACGCAGGTCGCGTGATTGATGTAAAAACGGGGCAATCGATCGATCTCCCTACATTCCTTATAAGGCTCACGCGGTCTGACATCGTCTACCTCGGAGAAGAGCACTACAACCGACACCATATTGACGCCGCATTAACCGTCCTGCAAACGTTGCTGTCGAACGGCAGGCGTCCGGTGCTCACGATGGAGATGTTCGGATGGGACGGGCAACCTGCGCTGAATGAATACCTCGCCACACCCGGTCTGGACCGGCAGGCATTTCTTGATCAAAGCCGCTGGAAGCAAAACTGGGGCGGCGCCTTTGATAACTACGAGCCATTGGTCAACTTTTCCCGCGAGCACCGGATCATGCTCCAGGCCATGAATCCTCCCAAGCCACTAATCCGCCAGGTCGTGAAAATCGGCCTTGATGAAGCTCGAAAGGGACAGGACTGGGTTGAATGGGGAATGGATCGTGAGGACATTGTCGATGACCAGGCCTACCGCCTCAGGATTTTGGATCAGCTGAAACGCTGTCATGGTGGGGGGAGCGACGAGGACTATGTCAGAATGTACGAAGCTTCTATGGTGCGCGACGAAGGCATGGCCAAAACGGTGGCGGCGGCACTTCTCACCGCTCGCCAAAGGCCTCAGGACCACGCTGTGATTCTCAGTTATACGGGTGGCGGACACATTCAATATAATCTGCCCATCCCGAAACGCGTCGCACGTCGCATGGACGGGCCGATCGCCCAAGTAACGGTGTACATGGCCTCCTTCGATCACACACGCATTGAGGACATCCAGGATCTCGTCCACGACGGCATCGCAGATTTTGTATGGCTCACCCCCATCAGCCAGCAGGGCCCGCCACAGCGCTGCCGGTAG
- a CDS encoding MoxR family ATPase — MKSTQLVSSIQENIARVIKGKSRVIELTVVALLARGHLLLEDVPGVGKTTLAHSLARSLDCSFKRIQFTSDLLPSDIVGVSIFNRQKQGFEFVPGPIFANIVLADEINRTTPKTQSSLLEAMSEAQISVDNQTCPLHQPFMVIATQNPAEYHGTFPLPESQLDRFLMRVQIGYPSPEEERKVLERPQSLHPAEALQPVATGQDVLALQQQVDDVLMEESLMDYLLAIVLATRQSDLLSLGVSTRGALALCRAAKALAFVRGRAYCLPDDIKELAPAVLSHRIMVSRSQGLRHRSFEQSEQIIQDLVESVPVPV; from the coding sequence ATGAAATCTACACAACTCGTTTCCTCTATTCAGGAGAATATCGCGCGCGTGATTAAGGGCAAATCCAGAGTCATCGAGCTGACCGTCGTGGCGCTTCTGGCTCGTGGACACCTGTTGCTCGAAGATGTGCCAGGCGTCGGGAAAACGACATTGGCCCATAGTCTGGCTCGCTCGTTGGACTGTTCCTTCAAGCGCATCCAATTTACCAGCGATCTGCTTCCGTCCGACATTGTGGGTGTCTCCATCTTCAATCGGCAAAAGCAGGGATTTGAATTTGTACCGGGACCGATCTTCGCGAATATCGTGCTGGCCGACGAGATCAATCGAACGACGCCCAAGACGCAAAGTAGTTTGTTGGAGGCCATGAGTGAAGCCCAGATCTCGGTCGACAACCAGACCTGTCCCCTTCACCAACCATTCATGGTCATTGCCACCCAGAACCCCGCTGAGTATCACGGCACATTTCCCTTGCCGGAATCCCAGCTCGACCGCTTCTTAATGCGGGTGCAGATCGGCTATCCGTCCCCCGAGGAAGAGCGCAAGGTGCTTGAGCGGCCACAATCGCTTCACCCGGCCGAGGCGCTACAGCCAGTTGCCACGGGCCAGGATGTCCTCGCGCTACAACAACAGGTTGATGATGTACTGATGGAAGAGAGTCTCATGGACTATCTTCTGGCGATCGTGTTGGCGACTCGACAGTCGGATTTGCTGTCGCTGGGAGTCAGCACGCGCGGAGCGTTGGCGCTCTGTCGGGCGGCCAAGGCGCTGGCCTTTGTGCGGGGCCGAGCCTATTGCCTGCCGGACGACATCAAAGAGCTGGCCCCTGCGGTGCTGTCTCATCGCATTATGGTGAGTCGCTCGCAGGGCCTGCGCCATCGCAGCTTTGAACAGTCGGAGCAGATTATTCAGGATCTGGTCGAGTCCGTCCCCGTTCCAGTCTAA
- a CDS encoding DUF58 domain-containing protein: protein MLSIVRRLFRHLMRRRSTRVTTEGTRFLFFTLAVAVAAINTGNNLFYLLLAMMLSIILMSGIMAESCLRRLEFHRHLPELVYAGEPMTATVVVANRKTRLPSFSLHLWDVTGEQEIDRGLTLWQLMPGASQILSYPLIATRRGRLRFDGVRVGTSFPFGLFLKKAYYPLDGSVVVAPAVRPVESTFLQEIALFGQDLSLPRKGHGSDLYNLRQYHAGDDSRSIHWLSTARTSKLMVRETEAEDQRRVTLMLSLLAPLSHERLFEDAVSLTASMAQDFGARGYQVRLVVGGVSSPFGQGEAHLLRLMESLALCERSSPDGRESQASPDKGAYDPEGGATIVLVPWGEARKVFHGVRADGIVSESVIQGRQHAV, encoded by the coding sequence ATGCTCTCCATCGTTCGTCGTCTCTTCAGGCATCTCATGCGGCGGCGTTCGACGCGAGTGACAACAGAGGGCACGCGGTTTCTCTTCTTCACCCTCGCGGTCGCGGTCGCCGCGATTAACACCGGCAATAATCTCTTCTACCTGCTCCTCGCCATGATGCTGAGCATCATCCTGATGTCCGGCATCATGGCGGAGTCCTGTCTTCGTCGATTGGAATTTCACCGGCACCTTCCCGAGCTTGTGTATGCCGGAGAACCGATGACGGCGACGGTGGTGGTGGCCAACCGTAAAACTCGTCTGCCGAGTTTTTCCCTGCATCTCTGGGATGTCACGGGTGAGCAAGAGATCGATCGCGGCCTCACCCTGTGGCAATTGATGCCCGGAGCCAGTCAGATTTTGTCCTACCCTCTGATTGCAACCAGGCGAGGGCGGTTACGCTTTGACGGAGTTCGTGTCGGGACGTCGTTTCCGTTCGGGCTCTTCCTCAAAAAGGCGTACTACCCGCTTGATGGATCGGTTGTGGTGGCCCCAGCCGTTCGTCCGGTCGAGAGTACATTCCTGCAGGAAATAGCGTTGTTTGGTCAGGATTTGAGCCTGCCGCGAAAAGGGCACGGAAGCGATCTCTATAATCTGCGCCAATATCATGCGGGTGATGATTCGCGCTCGATTCATTGGCTCTCCACGGCCCGTACCTCGAAACTCATGGTTCGAGAAACGGAGGCAGAGGATCAGCGGCGTGTCACGCTCATGCTCTCTCTACTGGCTCCGCTCAGCCATGAACGCCTGTTTGAGGACGCCGTGTCGCTCACTGCGTCGATGGCGCAGGATTTCGGAGCCAGGGGCTATCAGGTCCGTCTGGTTGTCGGAGGGGTGTCATCTCCGTTCGGTCAAGGTGAAGCCCATCTTTTACGGCTCATGGAATCATTGGCGCTTTGTGAACGATCGAGCCCTGATGGACGTGAGAGTCAGGCGTCCCCTGATAAGGGTGCGTATGATCCTGAAGGGGGAGCCACCATTGTGCTTGTGCCGTGGGGAGAGGCCAGGAAAGTTTTCCACGGGGTGAGAGCCGATGGCATTGTGTCGGAGTCGGTGATCCAAGGTAGGCAGCATGCCGTTTAA